Proteins encoded by one window of Ascochyta rabiei chromosome 1, complete sequence:
- a CDS encoding [Histone H3]-dimethyl-L-lysine(36) demethylase, with protein MRRITSFKPQYRLPAARSATPPPPSYEPLSPTLPPAARRPADPAGPCRDDAPPHHPHGNGPPAPSAAAAEGSHALGHHGLPPATHAHPPPHDAALPRPQPPPSCSWPPGSPSDALAHAAVTTSQRASPQHVDHTRRASYASSPTALPRPLGERAPKHAYPRDPAYTHDERPPKRARSEFYSASSPTYVHQHSRPATSHNPGWSHNLEHMLDAGMRMYPHSGAAAPKQEHNPDKRLSDAQLLLDFFQVSAHTAQTPPSTAKRLSISQAAPPAYPAQYPPQHAPHHHHHHHPKHQQHSQHPQHQQHSQHPQHPPAPTSPHAVAPQPPFHHAQHPHPSSDIARVPEPPSLPTDATLPTPAVQAPSPPQDHSTAQPPPPMSNTASTEDTKPKKHQGWPKGKPRGPRNTPSTSKRKRATPKPRAAPPTSAKGTADQLQPLQSNGVPAAANASTPSSSTVTPPHDHPSGARRHSFSNSFLVLPTADLPSEAVRAQSVPLHVFLDSAPPAAEPCRRTKARQVNEPDLICASCKSSDSETKVGDGEQWIGCDGCKEWYHYACAGFSSEREVREVNKFYCEPCRPKFGQTTKVRKSIRAHTTVDYAGLNEGVLKTSDDNPEHHYIAAFKNGDIEFTPETFARMPPELVSADFLQKSNGFREPILIPGALNPRPWSSSPNTNTEPTAAVGPPPPTQDELDSPFEYETIADDGQDELGMVIPQGLTVRRVAELYGPNETVPVIDVKAQEGEGKKWSMSKWADYYEQQGEKPVRNVISLEVSRSRLGKLIRRPKVVRDMDLQDSVWREDDKFAPPPVQFYCLMSVADCFTDFHIDFGGSSVYYHIVKGRKVFFFIPPTKQNMKKYEDWCLSPNQGHEWLGKQVKECYRVDLYPGDTMLIPSGWIHAVWTPEDSLVIGGNFLTRIHYGMQLQVLEVEKNTKVAQMFRYPFFQKIMWLTVIKYLEEDPVPESVQELLQRGDQFKRDTPIYCEPDKFGHNSHLGPANYNRRYYPKHELEGLGEVLNYIHRTVMISLDKIEMPQKTRNAVMRSIPKGHGDPVVLERHFAMWVAWKRGNETIPAWAVSDVALPETVDAVEKRPSVSPVKRVEREPRPELPKVPVEALPDPIRTYDVSPPNGDAVPMVEPVTPSSTAPMTGFLRPSASNPHITTPKTSQLGPKRVACDACRKRRIRCKHKDELVDSSKPGMHTIDLSGSYGISVKRRLSDHSIVEGNAAVVAGPVNGGPIMADVNGDPYALKSGRVKACADCRKSKRRCIHDEYGNVDPIKANEVPVPRGSAAKRRRVSDEDAAGMSKRMKTESAMDDGGLMSGDVRHSRHSLPHQFSIGGSLLQDIAYSAQQALNHRPEEELMPIDPALQGYANSDYSSANMAPSYPPLGDEVMSSIEQQHGHPESMDEVEYAGNNGQQQGPSIEPLTPGLPSYHSHGHDEDGHRTQTNGYMSYPPTQHDAVRPVSSPVSPRHVRAMSPTSPTTHNHNMFTTNSDFPPPVTPITHHRAAPSSNHKSAQRHSRTPKSTPGGRRRDSKDGIKLEQGLTMAMTLGMGINLDFIDPNLDQASRDLIKQLQAEEHGLRRRSRGETSVASPSHAQAQPQVTPTRAQAGA; from the exons ATGCGCCGCATAACCAGCTTCAAGCCGCAGTACCGGCTGCCCGCCGCGCGCTCCGCCactccgccgccgccgtccTACGAGCCGCTGTCGCCCACCCtgccgcccgccgcccgccgcccagCAGACCCCGCGGGCCCCTGCCGCGACGACGCACCACCGCACCACCCACACGGCAATGGCCCGCCAGCGCCctctgccgccgccgccgaggGCAGCCACGCACTGGGCCACCACGGCCTGCCGCCAGCGACACACGCCCACCCGCCGCCGCACGACGCCGCCCTGCCCCGGCCGCAGCCACCCCCGAGCTGCTCCTGGCCGCCCGGCTCGCCCAGTGACGCCCTCGCACACGCTGCCGTCACCACGTCGCAGCGCGCCAGCCCCCAGCATGTCGACCACACGCGCCGCGCCTCGTACGCCTCGTCGCCCACGGCCCTCCCCCGTCCGCTTGGCGAGCGCGCCCCTAAGCACGCCTACCCGCGAGACCCCGCCTACACACACGACGAGCGCCCGCCCAAGCGCGCGCGCTCCGAGTTCTACAGCGCCTCGTCGCCCACGTACGTCCACCAGCACTCGCGCCCCGCCACGAGCCACAACCCGGGCTGGTCCCACAACCTCGAGCACATGCTGGACGCGGGCATGCGCATGTACCCGCACAGCGGAGCCGCCGCGCCCAAGCAGGAGCACAACCCAGACAAGCGCCTCTCCGACGCCCAGCTGCTGCTCGACTTCTTCCAGGTCTCGGCCCACACCGCACAGACGCCGCCCTCGACGGCCAAACGCTTGAGCATATCGCAAGCAGCACCGCCCGCCTATCCTGCACAGTACCCTCCCCAGCACGCcccacaccaccaccaccaccaccacccgaAGCACCAACAGCACTCGCAGCACCCGCAGCACCAACAGCACTCGCAGCACCCGCAGCACCCACCTGCGCCCACAAGCCCACACGCTGTAGCCCCACAACCCCCCTTTCACCATGCGCAGCACCCACACCCTTCCTCGGACATCGCCCGTGTTCCAGAACCGCCCTCGCTTCCCACTGACGCTACCTTGCCGACGCCGGCTGTCCAGGCACCATCTCCGCCCCAAGACCACTCCACCGCCCAACCTCCGCCTCCCATGTCCAACACAGCCAGCACCGAAGACACCAAGCCCAAAAAGCATCAGGGCTGGCCCAAGGGTAAACCGCGCGGCCCGCGCAACACCCCGTCTACCAGCAAGAGGAAAAGGGCAACTCCAAAACCCAGAGCTGCACCTCCCACAAGCGCCAAAGGCACAGCTGATCAGCTTCAACCGCTGCAGTCCAATGGCGTTCCTGCCGCTGCAAACGCGTCTACCCCCTCGTCTTCCACAGTCACGCCACCACACGACCACCCATCAGGAGCCCGCCGCCATTCTTTCTCAAATTCTTTTTTAGTGTTGCCGACCGCTGATCTGCCATCTGAAGCTGTGCGCGCTCAGTCTGTCCCCCTCCACGTCTTCCTCGACTCGGCGCCACCTGCCGCCGAACCCTGTCGGCGCACCAAAGCGCGACAGGTGAACGAGCCGGATCTCATATGCGCATCCTGCAAATCCTCTGACTCGGAGACCAAAGTCGGCGATGGCGAGCAGTGGATCGGTTGCGATGGCTGCAAAGAGTGGTACCATTACGCATGCGCTGGCTTCAGCAGCGAGCGTGAGGTGCGAGAGGTGAACAAGTTTTACTGCGAACCGTGTAGACCCAAATTTGGTCAAACAACGA AGGTTCGTAAATCTATCAGAGCCCATACCACCGTCGATTACGCCGGCTTGAACGAGGGCGTCCTGAAGACGTCCGACGACAACCCCGAACACCACTACATCGCCGCTTTCAAGAACGGGGACATCGAGTTCACACCAGAAACGTTCGCACGCATGCCGCCAGAGCTGGTCTCTGCCGACTTTCTCCAGAAGAGCAACGGCTTCAGAGAGCCCATTCTCATCCCAGGCGCGCTCAATCCCCGTCCGTGGTCATCCTCgcccaacaccaacaccgaGCCCACGGCGGCCGTCGGACCACCTCCGCCAACGCAGGACGAGCTAGACTCTCCCTTCGAATACGAGACGATCGCCGATGATGGGCAAGACGAGCTAGGCATGGTCATACCACAAGGATTGACGGTTCGCCGCGTCGCTGAACTGTACGGTCCAAATGAGACCGTACCTGTCATCGACGTCAAAGCGCAAGAGGGCGAGGGCAAGAAGTGGTCCATGTCCAAGTGGGCAGACTACTACGAACAGCAAGGCGAGAAGCCTGTACGAAACGTCATCAGCCTGGAAGTCTCGCGGAGCCGGCTTGGGAAACTGATCCGGCGACCCAAGGTTGTGCGAGACATGGACTTGCAAGACTCTGTCTGGCGTGAGGACGACAAGTTTGCGCCTCCGCCCGTCCAGTTCTATTGTCTCATGTCTGTTGCAGACTGCTTTACCGACTTCCACATTGACTTTGGCGGCTCATCCGTCTATTATCACATCGTGAAGGGgaggaaggtgttcttctttataccTCCGACGAAGCAGAACATGAAAAAGTACGAAGATTGGTGTCTTTCACCGAACCAAGGGCACGAATGGCTTGGAAAGCAAGTGAAGGAGTGTTATCGAGTGGACCTGTATCCCGGAGACACTATGCTAATTCCCTCTGGCTGGATCCACGCCGTCTGGACCCCTGAAGACAGTCTGGTCATCGGTGGCAACTTTCTGACCCGTATACACTACGGCATGCAGCTCCAGGTCCTAGAAGTGGAGAAGAACACCAAGGTGGCCCAGATGTTTCGATATCCATTCTTCCAGAAGATTATGTGGTTGACAGTCATCAAATATCTTGAGGAGGATCCAGTTCCCGAGTCCGTCCAAGAGCTTCTGCAGAGGGGCGATCAGTTCAAGCGCGACACTCCAATCTACTGTGAGCCTGACAAATTCGGCCACAACTCGCATCTAGGCCCAGCAAACTACAACCGACGATACTATCCCAAACATGAACTCGAGGGCCTTGGCGAGGTCTTGAACTATATACACAGGACTGTCATGATATCGCTGGACAAGATCGAGATGCCCCAAAAGACACGCAACGCCGTCATGAGATCTATACCAAAGGGCCATGGCGACCCGGTCGTCTTGGAGCGCCATTTCGCAATGTGGGTTGCGTGGAAGCGTGGCAATGAGACTATTCCAGCCTGGGCTGTCTCCGATGTTGCACTACCTGAGACTGTAGATGCCGTCGAAAAGAGACCGAGCGTTTCTCCAGTCAAGAGAGTGGAACGAGAGCCGCGTCCTGAACTTCCGAAAGTACCAGTGGAGGCACTGCCAGACCCGATTAGAACGTACGATGTATCGCCGCCGAATGGCGATGCGGTTCCCATGGTCGAGCCTGTCACCCCGTCCTCCACTGCGCCCATGACCGGCTTCCTCCGTCCCAGTGCGAGCAACCCGCACATAACCACCCCCAAGACGTCTCAGCTAGGGCCAAAGCGGGTTGCTTGTGATGCTTGCCGTAAGAGGCGCATTCGATGCAAGCACAAGGATGAGCTCGTAGACTCATCGAAACCTGGCATGCATACAATCGACCTTTCTGGCTCTTATGGCATCTCCGTCAAACGTCGTCTCAGCGACCACTCGATAGTGGAAGGCAACGCCGCTGTTGTTGCCGGCCCTGTCAACGGAGGTCCTATCATGGCCGACGTAAACGGTGACCCCTACGCTCTCAAGTCTGGCCGCGTCAAGGCGTGCGCCGACTGTCGCAAAAGCAAG CGCCGCTGCATACACGACGAATATGGCAACGTCGATCCTATCAAGGCGAACGAGGTGCCCGTGCCGAGGGGCTCTGCGGCGAAACGACGACGAGTCAGCGACGAGGACGCTGCTGGGATGTCCAAGAGGATGAAGACGGAATCTGCCATGGACGATGGGGGACTCATGAGCGGAGACGTGCGCCATTCACGACACTCTCTACCGCACCAATTCAGCATCGGCGGTTCCTTGCTCCAAGACATTGCGTATTCTGCTCAGCAGGCCCTGAACCATAGGCCAGAAGAAGAGCTCATGCCCATCGACCCTGCACTCCAAGGGTACGCCAACAGCGACTACTCTTCCGCAAACATGGCGCCCTCCTATCCACCACTGGGCGATGAAGTCATGTCTTCCATTGAGCAGCAACACGGCCACCCTGAGTCAATGGACGAGGTTGAGTACGCAGGAAACAACGGTCAGCAGCAGGGCCCTAGCATCGAGCCACTCACGCCCGGGCTCCCGTCTTATCACAGCCACGGACATGACGAGGACGGCCACCGCACCCAAACGAACGGCTACATGTCCTACCCCCCGACCCAGCATGACGCGGTACGCCCAGTCTCCTCTCCAGTGTCGCCCAGGCACGTGCGAGCCATGTCGCCAACCTCTCCCACCACCCACAACCACAACATGTTCACCACCAACTCCGATTTCCCGCCCCCCGTCACACCAATCACACACCACCGCGCCGCGCCCTCGTCAAACCACAAGTCTGCGCAGCGACACAGTCGCACGCCCAAATCCACGCCCGGCGGCCGGCGCCGCGACAGCAAAGACGGCATCAAGCTCGAGCAGGGCCTCACCATGGCCATGACACTCGGCATGGGCATCAATCTCGACTTCATCGACCCCAACCTCGATCAAGCCAGCCGCGACCTCATCAAGCAGCTGCAGGCCGAAGAGCACGGTCTGCGACGCCGCAGCCGAGGGGAAACATCAGTAGCCTCTCCATCCCACGCACAAGCGCAACCCCAAGTCACACCCACGCGTGCGCAAGCCGGCGCATAA
- a CDS encoding Proteasome endopeptidase complex yields the protein MREGSRNDAAPDCLAVATSSPELQHRRDSDIDINLTPAFPATIDCTQHRLPTQHLIDPQNTAVAAMDSLVAQYSRPIDADECQTEEQQLELYSGAPELSLKFALPPVAQQQSWLRAMTDDYSNPNCPIKIAHGTTTLAFRFKGGIIVATDSRATAGNWIASQTVKKVIEINSCLLGTMAGGAADCQYWLAYLGMQCRLHELRHKRRISVAAASKILANLVYSYKGMGLSMGTMCAGVTPQEGPALYYIDSDGTRLSGNLFCVGSGQTFAYGVLDAEYKYDLEDNDALELGRRSILAATHRDAYSGGYINLYHVKEDGWVKHGFNDTNPIFWETKLNKGEFSNVTSELV from the exons ATGAGGGAAGGCAGCCGCAACGACGCGGCGCCAGATTGCTTGGCAGTTGCAACGAGCTCGCCGGAGCTCCAGCACCGCCGCGACAGCGACATCGACATCAACCTCACGCCCGCCTTCCCCGCCACGATCGACTGTACCCAGCACCGCCTACCGACACAACACCTCATCGATCCTCAAAACACCGCCGTCGCAGCCATGGACTCGCTAGTGGCGCAGTACAGCCGCCCCATCGATGCGGACGAGTGCCAGACCGAGGAACAGCAGCTCGAGCTGTACAGCGGCGCGCCTGAGCTGTCGCTCAAGTTTGCCCTACCCCCAGTTGCTCAG CAACAATCATGGCTCCGCGCAATGACAGACGACTACTCCAACCCCAACTGCCCCATCAAGATCGCTCACGGTACCACAACCCTCGCCTTCCGGTTCAAGGGCGGCATCATCGTAGCAACCGACTCGCGAGCAACAGCCGGCAACTGGATAGCTAGTCAGACAGTCAAGAAGGTCATCGAGATCAACAGCTGTTTATTGGGTACTATGGCTGGTGGCGCTGCT GACTGCCAATACTGGCTCGCATACTTGGGCATGCAATGCCGCCTCCACGAGCTCCGACACAAGCGCCGCATCTCGGTCGCCGCAGCATCCAAGATTCTGGCCAACCTGGTCTACTCATACAAGGGCATGGGACTGAGTATG GGTACCATGTGCGCCGGCGTAACCCCGCAAGAAGGCCCCGCTCTCTACTACATCGACAGCGACGGCACACGCCTCTCCGGCAACCTCTTCTGTGTCGGCTCCGGTCAGACCTTCGCCTACGGTGTGCTTGATGCAGAATACAAGTACGATCTTGAGGACAACGACGCGCTAGAGCTTGGAAGGAGGAGTATCCTGGCCGCCACCCATCGTGACGCCTACTCTGGTGGTTACATCAACCTGTACCACGTCAAGGAGGACGGGTGGGTCAAGCACGGCTTCAACGACACCAACCCCATCTTCTGGGAGACAAAGCTCAACAAGGGCGAGTTCTCGAACGTTACCAGCGAGCTTGTGTAG
- a CDS encoding DNA-(apurinic or apyrimidinic site) lyase — protein MKLVSSRDHVLLKSFLYRSLLASTHLHAPELDLSYRVRAELRSLAHRNYYQSSRKVLAKAQNPIGTPTVAYCSARLLQLQLPLNSSLALTSSRRHSHLHSSVASICSQVPRLYINHCARLRPNTATASLHISTTSPAQASPPRASTMARKAAEASDSSLSPAPEDISAQLETKATVKAATNGKKRKAETTVKTTNNTKRSKRAPADEIKEEAVETPAKKKVTRAKKSKEPVLPLEERTMDSKLRIGAHVSVAGGVHNAIPNLLHIGANAFAMFMKNQRKWDNPDMDPEHAALFINGCQDHNIEVGDCCLPHGSYLVNLAHPDPERKKQAYDCFQNDLVRCEKLGIKLYNFHPGNANATTREEGIKLIAENLNRAHTDPATGSVITVLETMASLGNTIGGTFEDIAAIISHVEKKDRVGVCLDTCHVFAAGYDLRTPNTYAEVMKKFDEVIGLKYLMALHVNDSKAPLASYRDLHARIGTGYLGLRAFHNLVNDTRLHGLPMVLETPVDSVDGNGKKFEDKSIWAREIKMLEKLVGMDVETDEFKDLEKSLHEQGNGERERIGDQVEKKKVKDAKPKAVRKKKAEGDEEVEDAEDVKPKKSAPKKAAPKKAAPKRKAAAAKKVESEEDNDDDE, from the exons ATGAAGCTTGTTTCGTCTCGTGATCATGTGTTGTTGAAGTCTTTCCTATACCGCTCCTTACTTGCTTCTACGCACCTCCACGCTCCTGAATTGGATTTGTCGTATCGAGTACGCGCTGAGCTACGTTCACTTGCTCATCGCAACTACTACCAAAGTTCTCGTAAAGTCTTAGCTAAAGCGCAAAATCCAATCGGCACTCCTACAGTAGCTTATTGTTCAGCTCGATTGCTCCAATTGCAGCTCCCGCTCAACTCGAGTTTGGCTCTCACCTCGTCACGGCGACACTCTCACCTTCACTCTTCCGTCGCCTCGATTTGCTCTCAAGTGCCACGCCTCTATATAAACCACTGCGCCCGTCTTCGACCGAACACCGCGACTGCATCGCTACACATCTCCACCACATCTCCCGCCCAAGCGTCTCCACCACGCGCAAGCACAATGGCAAGGAAAGCCGCAGAAGCTTCGGACTCGTCCCTGTCACCCGCGCCTGAGGATATCTCAGCCCAACTTGAGACTAAAGCCACAGTCAAGGCTGCGACTAACGGCAAGAAGAGAAAGGCAGAGACTACCGTCAAGACCACCAATAACACGAAGCGCAGCAAGAGGGCCCCAGCAGATGAAATCAAAGAAGAGGCAGTTGAAACACCAGCCAAGAAGAAAGTCACCCGCGCAAAGAAGAGCAAGGAGCCTGTCCTGCCACTCGAAGAGCGCACTATGGATTCCAAACTGCGTATCGGCGCTCACGTCAGTGTCGCTGGAG GTGTGCATAATGCCATACCGAATCTCTTGCATATTGG TGCGAACGCGTTCGCCATGTTCATGAAGAACCAACGCAAGTGGGACAACCCAGACATGGATCCCGAACACGCCGCCCTTTTCATCAACGGGTGCCAGGACCACAATATCGAGGTGGGAGATTGCTGCCTCCCGCACGGCTCTTACCTCGTCAATCTCGCTCACCCCGATCCTGAGCGCAAAAAGCAAGCCTATGATTGCTTCCAAAACGACCTCGTCCGCTGCGAGAAGCTTGGCATCAAGCTCTACAACTTCCACCCGGGCAATGCCAACGCCACAACGCGCGAGGAAGGCATCAAACTCATCGCCGAGAACCTAAACCGTGCCCATACCGACCCCGCCACAGGCTCTGTCATCACAGTCCTCGAAACCATGGCTTCTCTCGGCAACACCATCGGCGGTACCTTTGAGGACATCGCCGCCATCATCTCGCACGTGGAGAAAAAGGACCGCGTAGGCGTGTGTCTAGATACTTGCCACGTTTTTGCCGCTGGCTACGACCTGCGGACGCCAAACACGTACGCCGAAGTGATGAAGAAATTCGACGAAGTCATAGGCTTGAAGTATCTGATGGCTCTTCACGTCAACGACAGCAAAGCCCCACTTGCCAGCTACCGCGACCTCCACGCACGCATTGGCACTGGCTACCTGGGGCTGCGCGCCTTCCACAACCTAGTCAACGATACACGTCTGCATGGCTTGCCCATGGTGCTGGAAACGCCTGTTGACAGCGTCGATGGAAACGGGAAGAAATTTGAGGATAAGAGTATCTGGGCGCGTGAGATCAAGATGTTGGAGAAGTTGGTAGGCATGGATGTCGAGACCGACGAGTTCAAAGATCTGGAGAAGAGTCTGCATGAGCAGGGCAACGGGGAGCGGGAGCGGATTGGTGACCAGGttgagaagaagaaggtcaAGGATGCGAAGCCCAAGGCTgtgaggaagaagaaggccgagGGAGATGAGGAAGTTGAGGACGCTGAAGACGTAAAGCCAAAAAAATCTGCGCCGAAGAAGGCTGCGCCGAAGAAGGCTGCGCCGAAGAGaaaggctgctgctgcgaagAAGGTCGAGAGCGAGGAGGAtaatgacgacgacgaataG
- a CDS encoding 18S rRNA (adenine(1779)-N(6)/adenine(1780)-N(6))-dimethyltransferase: protein MPKDKRKRASGAGDSTPYSKPSAKQAAAHSIFKMDKDLGQHILKNPGVASAIVQKAHLKQSDHVLEVGPGTGNLTVLILKAAKAVTAVEMDPRMAAELTKRVQGTAEGKRLKVMLGDVIKTELPRFDVCISNTPYQISSPLVFKLLSLPHPPRSCILMFQREFAMRLFAKPGEKLYSRLSVNVQMWSKVSHIMKVGRNNFNPPPLVESNVVRIEPKNPRPQIAYDEWDGLLRIAFVRKNRTLRAAFLGTTAVLELLTQNYRLFCAQNDIPLDDTPLAADEELSTTEPAETMDVDTNDDFKGFSDPDDPDDELPDFFKQLAAESRAQHEKGMHRKKKGRVSELVREKVRKVLEEETQLADKRPRLCEEGDFLRLLYAFNQEGIHFS, encoded by the coding sequence ATGCCAAAAGACAAGCGAAAGCGCGCCTCAGGCGCTGGCGATAGCACGCCCTACTCGAAGCCGTCGGCGAAGCAAGCAGCCGCACACTCGATCTTCAAGATGGACAAGGACCTCGGACAGCATATCCTCAAGAACCCAGGTGTCGCGAGCGCAATCGTGCAAAAAGCGCACCTGAAGCAATCAGACCACGTGCTGGAAGTTGGACCGGGAACAGGAAACTTGACGGTGCTGATCCTGAAGGCAGCGAAAGCCGTGACGGCTGTGGAAATGGATCCTCGAATGGCTGCCGAACTGACGAAGCGTGTTCAAGGCACCGCCGAGGGGAAGCGCCTCAAGGTCATGCTGGGCGATGTCATCAAAACCGAACTCCCCCGCTTCGACGTGTGCATATCCAACACGCCTTACCAGATCTCGTCGCCGCTCGTCTTCAAGCTGCTAAGCCTGCCACACCCACCGCGCAGCTGCATCCTCATGTTTCAGCGCGAGTTCGCCATGCGACTATTCGCCAAGCCCGGGGAGAAGCTGTACTCGCGACTTTCGGTAAACGTACAGATGTGGTCGAAAGTATCGCACATAATGAAAGTCGGACGCAACAACTTCAACCCGCCGCCACTGGTCGAGTCCAACGTGGTGCGCATCGAGCCCAAGAACCCACGCCCGCAGATTGCCTACGACGAGTGGGACGGCCTGCTGCGCATCGCCTTCGTGCGCAAGAACCGCACTCTGCGCGCCGCATTCCTCGGCACGACAGCCGTCCTCGAGCTGCTCACGCAAAACTACCGCCTCTTCTGCGCACAAAACGACATTCCCCTCGATGACACACCGCTAGCCGCCGACGAGGAGCTCTCCACCACCGAGCCCGCCGAAACAATGGACGTGGACACCAACGACGACTTCAAAGGCTTCTCCGACCCGGACGACCCGGACGACGAGCTGCCCGATTTCTTCAAGCAGCTGGCAGCCGAGTCGCGCGCGCAGCACGAAAAGGGCATGCACCGCAAGAAAAAGGGACGTGTGAGCGAGCTGGTGCGTGAGAAGGTGCGCAAGGTGCTCGAGGAGGAGACGCAGCTGGCGGATAAGCGGCCGCGGTTGTGCGAGGAGGGGGATTTCCTGCGCTTGCTGTATGCCTTTAATCAGGAGGGGATTCATTTCAGCTAG
- a CDS encoding dCMP deaminase codes for MPTVHLLDYVAGNVRSLVNAIEKVGYTVEWVKSPADVPAAHKLIIPGVGHFGHCLSQLEQAGYVEPIRTHIRSGKPFMGICVGLQALFEGSEEDPNVQGLGVIPSKLRKFNDADKSVPHIGWNSANTSRSGEATDESLFGLRPTSKYYYVHSYAAPYEEGKLEKDGWQVATARYGDEEFIGAVAKDNIMATQFHPEKSGAAGLRVLKAFLEGKRSQKLPETPSAAETKEGLTRRVIACLDVRTNDQGDLVVTKGDQYDVREKDGNAGVRNLGKPVDMAKKYYEQGADEVTFLNITSFRNCPVADTPMLEILRRTSETVFVPLTIGGGIRDTVDTDGSKISALDIATMYFKSGADKVSIGSDAVTAAEEYYARGKKLAGNTAIESISSAYGNQAVVISVDPKRVYVSSPDATQHHTVKTATPGPNGEAYCWYQCTIKGGREGRDVDVRQLVQAVEAMGAGEILLNCIDKDGSNSGFDLELINDVKNAIKIPVIASSGAGNPGHFDDVFAKTKTDAALGAGMFHRGEYTVKDVKDHLREKGQVVRPFEAEI; via the exons ATGCCGACCGTCCACCTCCTCGACTACGTCGCGGGCAACGTCCGCTCGCTCGTCAATGCCATTGAGAAGGTTGGCTACACGGTCGAGTGGGTCAAGTCGCCCGCCGACGTGCCCGCCGCCCAT AAACTCATCATCCCCGGCGTCGGCCACTTCGGCCACTGCCTGAGCCAGCTCGAGCAGGCCGGCTACGTCGAGCCCATCCGCACCCACATCCGCTCTGGCAAGCCGTTCATGGGCATCTGCGTGGGCCTGCAGGCGCTGTTCGAGGGCTCCGAAGAGGATCCCAACGTCCAGGGCCTTGGCGTCATCCCCTCGAAGCTGCGCAAGTTCAACGACGCCGACAAGAGCGTGCCGCACATTGGCTGGAACAGCGCCAACACGTCGCGCTCCGGCGAGGCCACCGACGAGTCACTGTTTGGACTGCGGCCGACGTCCAAGTACTACTACGTCCACTCGTACGCCGCGCCCTACGAAGAAGGCAAGCTGGAGAAGGACGGCTGGCAGGTTGCGACCGCCCGCTACGGCGACGAGGAGTTCATCGGCGCAGTAGCCAAGGACAACATCATGGCGACGCAGTTCCACCCGGAGAAGAGCGGCGCCGCCGGCCTGCGCGTCCTCAAGGCCTTCCTGGAGGGCAAGCGGTCGCAGAAGCTGCCAGAGACGCCCTCCGCAGCCGAGACCAAGGAAGGCCTGACACGGCGCGTCATCGCCTGTCTCGATGTTCGCACAAACGACCAGGGCGACCTAGTCGTCACAAAGGGCGATCAGTACGACGTGCGGGAAAAGGACGGCAACGCCGGCGTGCGCAACCTGGGCAAGCCAGTCGATATGGCCAAGAAGTACTACGAGCAGGGCGCCGACGAGGTCACCTTCCTCAACATCACCTCCTTCCGCAACTGCCCCGTCGCCGACACCCCCATGCTCGAGATCCTGCGCCGCACGAGCGAGACCGTTTTCGTGCCCCTGACAATAGGCGGCGGTATTCGTGACACCGTCGACACAGACGGGTCCAAGATCTCGGCCCTCGACATCGCAACCATGTACTTCAAGTCGGGCGCCGACAAGGTCAGCATCGGCTCCGACGCCGTCACCGCCGCAGAAGAGTACTACGCCCGCGGCAAGAAGCTCGCGGGCAACACGGCCATTGAGTCCATCTCCTCCGCCTACGGCAACCAGGCCGTTGTCATCAGCGTCGACCCCAAGCGCGTCTACGTCTCCTCGCCCGACGCAACACAGCACCACACCGTCAAGACAGCCACACCAGGGCCCAACGGCGAGGCGTACTGCTGGTACCAATGCACCATCAAGGGTGGACGAGAGGGCCGCGACGTGGATGTCCGGCAGCTCGTCCAGGCGGTCGAGGCCATGGGCGCCGGCGAGATCCTACTCAACTGCATCGACAAGGACGGGAGCAACAGCGGCTTCGACCTCGAGCTGATCAACGACGTCAAGAATGCCATCAAAATCCCAGTCATTGCGAGCAGCGGTGCCGGGAATCCAGGCCACTTCGACGACGTGTTTGCCAAGACCAAGACCGATGCTGCCCTAGGCGCCGGCATG TTCCACCGTGGCGAGTACACAGTCAAGGACGTCAAGGACCATCTACGAGAGAAAGGGCAGGTGGTGCGGCCCTTTGAGGCAGAGATATAG